A portion of the Bdellovibrio bacteriovorus genome contains these proteins:
- the atpG gene encoding ATP synthase F1 subunit gamma: MASLKDIRAQIESTKNTQQITKAMKLVSAAKLRRAQNNIVNMRPYALTLRKVIADIAVTNKVSNPLMEAKEQVKKVLLVVISSDRGLCGAFNSNINKFAENYYNENKTKLEKIDFIFVGRKVHDYFARRGIKPIDYITKLDKDISYELASKVANRVMNDYLEGSYDEVRIVYNEFKSAISQQVVCETILPIDMGLSAFNADQTDKAGNFSVDMIFEPAPEQIIKELLEKHFDLQVYRTMSESVAGEHGARMSAMENATNNARDMINKLTLTYNKLRQEKITTELIEIVSGAEALK, from the coding sequence ATGGCAAGTTTGAAGGATATCCGGGCTCAGATTGAGTCCACTAAAAACACCCAGCAGATCACGAAAGCGATGAAGCTCGTGTCTGCGGCGAAGTTAAGAAGGGCGCAAAATAACATCGTTAATATGCGTCCTTACGCTTTAACTTTGCGTAAGGTGATTGCGGATATCGCTGTTACAAACAAAGTCTCTAATCCGTTGATGGAAGCTAAAGAACAAGTAAAGAAGGTTTTGCTTGTTGTAATTAGCTCTGACCGCGGTTTGTGCGGAGCCTTTAACAGCAATATCAACAAGTTCGCCGAGAACTATTATAACGAGAACAAAACGAAACTTGAGAAGATCGATTTTATTTTCGTGGGCCGCAAGGTTCATGACTATTTCGCTCGCCGCGGGATCAAACCAATCGATTACATCACGAAGCTAGATAAGGATATTTCTTATGAACTAGCTTCAAAGGTGGCGAACCGAGTTATGAATGACTATCTTGAAGGTAGTTATGACGAAGTTCGTATCGTGTATAACGAATTTAAGTCTGCAATTTCCCAACAAGTTGTCTGTGAAACAATCTTGCCTATCGATATGGGTTTGAGCGCTTTCAATGCAGATCAAACTGACAAAGCGGGAAATTTCTCTGTAGATATGATTTTCGAACCAGCTCCAGAGCAAATCATCAAAGAATTGCTTGAGAAACATTTCGACCTTCAAGTTTACAGAACTATGTCAGAGTCTGTTGCCGGTGAACATGGTGCTCGTATGAGCGCGATGGAAAACGCGACAAACAATGCGCGAGACATGATCAACAAGCTCACGCTGACATACAATAAGTTGAGACAAGAAAAAATTACTACAGAATTGATTGAAATCGTATCTGGCGCGGAAGCGCTGAAATAG
- the atpA gene encoding F0F1 ATP synthase subunit alpha — translation METQIRADEISRVLKEQINQYNKKIEVSETGSVLSVGDGVARIYGLENVMTGELVEFPGEVFGMVLNLEEGHVGAVIFGEDRNIKEGDTVKRTKRIVSVPVGEALLGRVVDALGNPIDGRGAINTPHSRVVELKAPGIVYRHPVEEPLQTGIKAIDALVPIGRGQRELIIGDRQTGKTAIAVDTIINQKGQNVQCFYVAIGQKQSTVALVVEKLRAAGALEYTTVIAANSSDPAPLQYLAAYSGTAMAEYFRDTGRHAVIVYDDLTKQAQAYRQVSLLLRRPPGREAYPGDVFYLHSRLLERASKLSADKGGGSLTALPIIETQAGDISAYIPTNVISITDGQIFLESDLFYKGIRPAISVGKSVSRVGGAAQIKAMKQVAGSMKLELAQFRAMEAFAAFASDLDAATQQQLARGRRLVEVLKQGQYSPVKVEEQIAMIFAASNGFVDAYPETDVKRYEKELMDFLRSKHADVIKTISEKKAISDDTKKALMAALNEFKAIFQPTKK, via the coding sequence ATGGAAACACAAATTCGTGCTGATGAAATCAGTCGTGTTCTCAAAGAACAAATCAATCAATACAACAAAAAGATTGAAGTAAGCGAAACAGGAAGCGTTCTTTCTGTAGGTGACGGGGTTGCCCGCATTTACGGTCTTGAAAACGTTATGACCGGTGAACTAGTTGAGTTCCCTGGCGAAGTTTTCGGTATGGTTCTTAACTTAGAAGAAGGCCACGTTGGTGCGGTTATCTTCGGTGAAGACCGTAACATTAAAGAAGGCGATACAGTTAAGCGTACAAAAAGAATCGTTTCCGTTCCAGTGGGCGAAGCTCTTCTTGGTCGTGTTGTTGACGCTCTTGGGAACCCCATCGACGGTCGTGGCGCAATCAACACACCTCACAGCCGCGTCGTTGAATTGAAAGCTCCGGGTATCGTTTATCGTCATCCAGTTGAAGAACCTCTTCAAACGGGTATCAAAGCTATCGATGCGCTTGTACCAATCGGTCGTGGCCAACGTGAGTTGATCATTGGTGACCGTCAAACTGGTAAAACAGCGATCGCGGTTGACACTATCATCAACCAAAAAGGTCAAAACGTTCAGTGCTTCTACGTAGCTATCGGTCAAAAACAATCGACTGTTGCTCTAGTGGTTGAAAAATTGCGTGCTGCAGGTGCTCTTGAGTACACAACTGTTATCGCTGCGAACTCATCGGACCCAGCTCCACTACAATATTTGGCTGCATACTCTGGAACCGCGATGGCGGAATACTTCCGCGATACAGGTCGCCACGCAGTTATCGTATACGATGACTTGACGAAACAAGCTCAAGCTTACCGCCAAGTGTCTCTACTTCTTCGTCGTCCTCCGGGACGTGAAGCGTACCCAGGCGACGTATTCTATCTTCACAGCCGTTTGTTAGAGCGTGCATCTAAATTGTCAGCTGATAAAGGCGGCGGTTCATTGACTGCATTGCCAATCATCGAGACTCAAGCAGGTGACATCTCTGCTTACATCCCTACAAACGTTATCTCGATCACTGACGGTCAGATCTTCCTTGAGTCAGACCTATTCTACAAAGGTATCCGTCCGGCGATCTCTGTAGGTAAATCTGTATCACGCGTAGGTGGTGCGGCTCAGATTAAAGCGATGAAACAAGTTGCGGGTTCTATGAAACTTGAGCTTGCGCAGTTCCGTGCGATGGAAGCATTCGCGGCGTTTGCGTCTGACTTGGATGCAGCGACTCAACAACAATTGGCGCGTGGTCGTCGTTTGGTTGAAGTTCTAAAACAAGGTCAATATTCACCAGTAAAAGTTGAAGAACAAATTGCGATGATTTTCGCAGCCTCTAACGGCTTTGTTGATGCTTACCCAGAAACAGACGTTAAACGTTACGAAAAGGAACTGATGGATTTCTTGCGTTCTAAACACGCAGACGTCATCAAAACTATTAGCGAGAAAAAAGCTATTTCTGACGACACTAAGAAGGCATTGATGGCCGCTCTTAATGAGTTCAAAGCTATTTTTCAACCTACTAAAAAGTAA
- the atpH gene encoding ATP synthase F1 subunit delta → MVTSEVSKRYAKALLAATKQKGAHAKAFAELKAVVEGFNGDATVKSYFENPMVNSEQKVAAVKSALAGKGLSEEVLSAIVLMAEKNRLSALNDVVHSFQDLMDIEEGVTRGVVRSAQALNDDAKKDIEQKINKVLNKKIVLTYEQDPKLLGGIVAQVGGWTFDDSLDAHLKKLNEELNRRAN, encoded by the coding sequence ATGGTTACTAGTGAAGTTTCTAAAAGATACGCAAAAGCACTCTTGGCTGCAACCAAGCAAAAAGGCGCTCACGCGAAAGCCTTTGCAGAGCTTAAAGCCGTAGTTGAGGGCTTTAACGGCGATGCGACTGTAAAAAGCTATTTCGAAAACCCCATGGTCAACTCTGAACAAAAAGTAGCAGCGGTTAAGTCAGCCCTTGCTGGCAAAGGTTTAAGCGAAGAGGTCTTAAGCGCCATCGTTCTTATGGCGGAAAAAAATCGTCTTTCAGCTTTGAATGACGTTGTTCACTCTTTCCAAGATCTTATGGATATTGAAGAGGGTGTTACTCGCGGCGTGGTTCGTTCGGCGCAGGCTTTGAATGACGACGCTAAAAAAGATATCGAACAAAAAATTAATAAAGTTTTAAACAAGAAGATCGTGTTGACCTACGAACAAGATCCTAAGCTTTTGGGCGGCATTGTTGCTCAAGTGGGTGGTTGGACTTTTGACGATAGCCTTGATGCGCACTTGAAAAAATTGAATGAAGAATTAAACAGGAGAGCCAACTAA
- a CDS encoding ATP synthase F0 subunit B gives MKLLLNTLILLSPALALAAGGGHGHNEGVPTVVMYQAINVVILVAGLIYFTKDSIVTFFKDRKAQYLEAAQKSAFAREQAEREFVDIKNKLAQLDATRAESLNKAQAHANDLKKQILDEAQAVSKRIKEDAQLTMKLEVERAQRDLRQQLLKDSVEAARTVLTKDLSGADQQKLQKDFINHVGV, from the coding sequence ATGAAGTTACTTTTGAACACATTGATTCTTTTGTCTCCAGCCCTAGCACTTGCGGCGGGTGGTGGTCATGGCCACAACGAAGGAGTTCCTACGGTTGTCATGTACCAAGCGATCAACGTAGTAATCCTAGTTGCGGGTTTGATCTATTTCACTAAAGACAGCATCGTGACTTTCTTTAAAGATCGTAAGGCGCAATATCTTGAAGCGGCTCAAAAATCTGCTTTTGCTCGCGAGCAAGCAGAGCGTGAGTTTGTAGATATCAAAAATAAATTGGCTCAGTTAGATGCAACTCGCGCCGAGTCCCTTAATAAAGCTCAAGCACACGCTAACGATTTGAAAAAACAAATCTTGGACGAGGCCCAAGCGGTTAGTAAGCGCATTAAAGAAGACGCGCAGTTAACTATGAAGCTTGAAGTCGAGCGCGCTCAGCGCGATTTGCGTCAACAACTTTTGAAAGATTCAGTTGAAGCCGCTCGTACAGTTTTGACGAAAGACTTAAGTGGCGCTGATCAGCAAAAACTTCAAAAAGATTTCATCAATCACGTCGGAGTGTAG
- a CDS encoding ATP synthase F0 subunit B produces MDIFNQLGINTTAAFQFVFFCVALIFLSKVVFGPYAHALEERQRRTKGGEDLALEFQNKAVELNSTYETKMRELNGEIKAIVDSAKTQANKEYEAAVSAVRSESEKAVQSNRTQLMSAVQSAAQDLKNQTTAVALAITNKLLK; encoded by the coding sequence ATGGACATATTTAATCAACTTGGTATCAATACCACAGCCGCGTTCCAGTTCGTGTTTTTTTGTGTCGCTTTGATCTTTTTGTCGAAAGTAGTTTTCGGCCCATATGCGCATGCATTGGAAGAACGTCAAAGAAGAACTAAAGGGGGCGAAGACCTTGCTTTAGAGTTCCAAAATAAAGCCGTCGAACTTAATTCAACTTATGAGACCAAAATGCGTGAACTGAATGGCGAGATTAAAGCCATCGTTGATTCGGCAAAAACTCAAGCCAATAAAGAATACGAAGCGGCGGTATCTGCTGTTCGTAGTGAATCTGAAAAAGCTGTTCAAAGCAATCGCACGCAGCTGATGTCGGCAGTACAAAGCGCGGCTCAAGATCTGAAAAATCAAACAACGGCCGTGGCCCTAGCGATCACAAATAAACTGTTGAAGTAA
- a CDS encoding bactofilin family protein, with protein sequence MAIANANLLQDDLLSGHVTAILDQGTHFEGKLSFEGTVQIGGDFKGEIFTKDTIVINEGASVTAQIEADTIIISGRVEGNLFARRRVIMHPPAIFKGTVTSPSLRIDEGVVFEGASYMPKS encoded by the coding sequence ATGGCAATAGCGAACGCAAACTTACTTCAAGACGATCTTCTTTCTGGTCATGTCACGGCGATATTGGATCAAGGCACTCATTTCGAGGGAAAGCTCAGCTTTGAGGGCACGGTTCAAATTGGTGGCGACTTTAAAGGCGAAATCTTTACTAAAGATACGATCGTTATTAACGAAGGCGCGTCTGTTACGGCTCAAATCGAAGCCGATACCATTATAATAAGTGGCCGGGTTGAGGGGAATCTCTTTGCCCGCCGCCGAGTTATTATGCACCCACCCGCAATCTTTAAGGGCACGGTCACGTCACCCAGCTTGAGAATTGATGAGGGCGTGGTCTTTGAGGGTGCTTCTTATATGCCTAAGTCATAG